From the Roseibium sp. HPY-6 genome, one window contains:
- a CDS encoding sigma-54-dependent Fis family transcriptional regulator, whose protein sequence is MFLDEVAHRGTAWTRKTVLISQNGLRVECEIRAQMNAHDNDTHRPLVTLLILELNELSQHEKQVETDQLQRDGIVGWKHAEEFFAELELQNQLILNAAGEGIYGVNTQGQATFVNRAAQEMLGWTLEDLVGNVIHDIIHHHHTDGSVHHAHDCPIYKSFRFEKVMRVDDDVFWKKDGKPIQVEYVSTPIYNQKVLAGAVIVFRDVTERKINEKRLIDAMNEVADLRDRLEQENAYLQLEITKERAHQDVIGRSLSIQQLHAKIDLVAPTSAPVLITGETGTGKSIVANAIHKNSLRKGRPLIRFKSGSISRTAIEAELFGRSENAATGEKPQMISGAIELAHGGTLYIENVCELPLEIQNKLLGVLQDGRFKRIGDTQFKNLDVRIIAASTSNVEREVSAGRFSEELFLALNVFPVSCIPLRNRKDDIPDLVTHLLSVACERLNRHVPKVTERTMRMLTEYAWPGNVKELRNVIERAAIVSRGEKLIVELGSATGPRAHIAKTVRTEHEMQLEIRANIVSALKETLGKVSGKNGAAALLGVEPTTLYSRIKKLEIEKREWQQLDGEP, encoded by the coding sequence GTGTTTCTGGACGAGGTTGCACATCGCGGTACGGCCTGGACACGGAAAACTGTTCTCATCAGTCAAAATGGATTGCGGGTCGAGTGCGAAATTCGAGCACAGATGAATGCGCACGACAACGACACACATCGCCCTCTTGTTACGTTGCTGATATTGGAGCTCAACGAACTGTCGCAACATGAGAAACAAGTTGAGACCGATCAGCTTCAACGCGATGGTATTGTCGGGTGGAAGCATGCGGAAGAGTTCTTTGCAGAGCTCGAACTTCAGAACCAGCTCATCCTTAACGCGGCCGGGGAGGGTATCTATGGCGTCAACACGCAAGGACAGGCCACGTTCGTCAATCGCGCGGCGCAAGAAATGCTTGGGTGGACGCTTGAGGACCTCGTGGGAAATGTCATCCACGATATAATCCACCATCACCACACCGATGGCAGCGTTCATCACGCTCATGATTGCCCCATCTACAAATCGTTCCGCTTTGAAAAGGTGATGCGAGTAGACGATGACGTGTTCTGGAAGAAAGATGGCAAACCTATCCAGGTAGAGTACGTTTCCACTCCGATCTACAACCAAAAGGTATTAGCGGGTGCAGTCATTGTCTTTCGTGACGTCACAGAGCGAAAGATCAATGAGAAAAGGCTGATTGATGCCATGAATGAGGTGGCGGATCTCAGGGATCGCCTGGAACAGGAAAACGCGTATCTTCAACTGGAGATAACCAAAGAACGCGCTCATCAGGACGTCATCGGCCGCTCTCTTTCCATACAGCAACTTCACGCCAAGATTGATCTGGTTGCGCCCACGAGCGCCCCTGTGCTGATCACCGGTGAAACCGGGACAGGCAAATCAATCGTGGCCAACGCGATACACAAGAACAGCCTTCGTAAAGGACGGCCTCTCATTCGCTTCAAGTCTGGCTCGATTAGCCGGACGGCGATTGAAGCGGAACTTTTTGGTCGTTCTGAAAACGCTGCGACCGGCGAAAAACCGCAGATGATCTCAGGGGCGATTGAGTTGGCGCACGGCGGAACACTTTATATCGAAAATGTGTGTGAGTTGCCGCTCGAGATTCAAAACAAGCTCTTAGGCGTTCTTCAAGACGGCAGGTTCAAACGTATTGGCGACACTCAGTTCAAAAATCTCGATGTGCGGATCATTGCCGCGAGCACCAGCAATGTCGAACGCGAGGTTTCAGCGGGCAGGTTCAGCGAAGAACTTTTTTTGGCATTGAATGTCTTTCCCGTCAGTTGCATTCCTTTGCGCAATCGTAAAGACGATATACCTGATCTCGTGACGCATTTGTTGTCGGTCGCTTGTGAACGCCTCAATCGACATGTGCCCAAAGTGACAGAGCGCACCATGCGGATGCTTACAGAGTATGCTTGGCCAGGTAACGTGAAAGAATTGCGTAACGTCATAGAGCGCGCGGCGATTGTCTCTCGTGGCGAGAAATTGATTGTGGAACTCGGTAGCGCGACCGGGCCACGCGCGCATATAGCCAAGACAGTCAGAACCGAACACGAGATGCAGTTGGAAATACGCGCCAACATCGTATCTGCTCTCAAAGAGACGCTCGGCAAGGTGTCCGGCAAAAACGGCGCGGCCGCCCTGCTTGGCGTTGAACCGACCACGCTTTATTCACGCATAAAGAAACTCGAAATTGAGAAACGGGAATGGCAACAGCTTGATGGGGAGCCGTAG
- a CDS encoding CmpA/NrtA family ABC transporter substrate-binding protein gives MTHFKDPFNPNIDVWNECGEASESPADPYAGLSKEDADALKLRAKQSLNAEVGMARALESSVMQGLFKTDISRRAFLRSAGVTGALAAVSTVFPLTSLQAMAEEAMKNLEKTKLTLGFVPITCATPIIGGHALGFYQRYGLDVDIVKTAGWAVSRDKCLNGEYDGSHLLFPMPMAMSLGIGSIAQPWKVVSNVNTNGQAIVLANKHRDNQDPKNWKGFKFAVPFEYSMHNLLLRNYVADAGLDPDRDIQIRVVPPPEMVANLRSENVDGYLAPDPFCQRAVYDQVGFIHKLTLDLWKQHPCCVFGLSEKFITENPNTTMALTTSILEATASAETSEGRVAFAESMAPANYLNQPVEILKQILTGVFPDGQGNIKNVPDRISFMPLPTQTMGTWVLSQLRRWNYIDADTDYATLAEELVMTTTTRERMRAMMAADPNLTFSDAEQDVYAPVDIQGREFAPAAAQQFIDSQPFSRTVG, from the coding sequence ATGACCCACTTCAAAGACCCGTTTAATCCAAACATCGATGTTTGGAACGAATGTGGTGAGGCTTCAGAAAGCCCTGCTGATCCCTATGCTGGACTTTCGAAGGAAGATGCCGACGCATTGAAGCTTCGCGCGAAACAATCGTTGAACGCGGAAGTCGGAATGGCGCGCGCGCTTGAAAGTTCCGTCATGCAGGGATTGTTCAAAACGGACATCTCGCGTCGTGCGTTCTTACGCAGTGCCGGTGTGACTGGTGCACTTGCCGCCGTCTCGACCGTTTTCCCGCTGACGTCACTTCAGGCGATGGCCGAAGAGGCCATGAAAAACCTGGAGAAGACAAAGTTGACTTTGGGCTTCGTGCCGATCACATGCGCCACGCCAATCATCGGCGGTCATGCGCTGGGCTTTTATCAACGTTATGGTCTTGATGTCGATATTGTGAAGACCGCCGGGTGGGCCGTATCACGCGACAAGTGTCTGAACGGTGAATACGACGGTTCGCACCTGCTTTTCCCGATGCCGATGGCAATGTCGCTCGGCATCGGATCGATAGCACAACCTTGGAAAGTGGTGTCAAACGTCAACACGAACGGCCAGGCAATCGTTCTGGCAAACAAGCACCGCGATAACCAGGATCCGAAGAACTGGAAAGGCTTCAAGTTCGCGGTTCCGTTTGAATATTCGATGCACAACCTGCTGCTGCGCAACTACGTTGCCGATGCAGGCCTGGACCCGGATCGTGACATCCAGATCCGCGTGGTTCCGCCGCCTGAAATGGTTGCAAACCTGCGCTCGGAAAACGTCGATGGCTATCTCGCGCCCGACCCGTTCTGTCAGCGTGCCGTCTACGACCAGGTTGGTTTTATTCACAAGCTGACACTGGATCTTTGGAAACAACATCCGTGCTGTGTGTTCGGACTGTCTGAGAAATTCATTACAGAAAATCCGAACACGACTATGGCGTTGACGACTTCCATTCTCGAGGCCACAGCCTCGGCGGAAACGTCAGAAGGTCGTGTTGCTTTCGCAGAATCGATGGCGCCAGCCAATTACCTCAACCAACCGGTCGAAATTCTGAAACAGATCCTGACTGGCGTGTTCCCCGACGGCCAGGGCAACATCAAGAACGTGCCGGACAGGATTTCGTTCATGCCCTTGCCAACCCAGACGATGGGGACCTGGGTGCTTTCACAGTTGCGGCGCTGGAACTACATCGACGCTGACACCGATTACGCAACCCTTGCGGAAGAACTGGTCATGACCACAACCACACGTGAACGGATGCGCGCGATGATGGCCGCTGACCCGAACCTGACCTTCTCTGATGCAGAACAGGATGTCTACGCGCCCGTCGATATTCAGGGCCGCGAGTTCGCCCCGGCTGCAGCGCAGCAGTTCATCGACAGCCAGCCGTTCTCCCGCACCGTCGGCTGA
- the ntrB gene encoding nitrate ABC transporter permease, whose amino-acid sequence MVQKIDMRSTLLSLTILLVGVLIWHAATHVPDTGPTGVELSQAEMDTLLGKNMLPEDIEYYAAQGVEFAQLEQIASLNLSRSMIEAAGGIQALGISAPDENSAPAPGSLFPSPTQIGKELWATIADPFYVAGTNDMGFGIQMGYSLLRVLIGYSLSAAVAIPLGFLIGMSPMFYKALDPFIQVLKPISPLAWMPIALFTIGDSELSSIFVIFICSLWPMLTNTAFGVANVRSDWVNVARTHELSTTKTALTVILPAAAPTIITGMRISIGIAWLVIVAAEMLVGGTGIGYVVWNEWNGLRLDRMIVAILLIGVVGMLLDAAFARLQRAVAYAE is encoded by the coding sequence ATGGTTCAGAAAATAGATATGCGCAGCACATTGCTGTCGTTGACCATCTTGTTGGTCGGTGTCCTCATTTGGCACGCAGCAACGCATGTCCCTGACACCGGCCCCACGGGCGTCGAGTTGTCACAAGCCGAGATGGACACCCTGCTCGGGAAAAACATGCTTCCCGAGGACATTGAGTATTATGCCGCGCAAGGCGTTGAATTTGCGCAACTGGAGCAAATTGCTTCCCTCAATCTTTCGCGCTCAATGATCGAAGCTGCCGGTGGCATCCAGGCGCTCGGTATCAGCGCCCCGGACGAAAACAGCGCGCCAGCACCTGGTTCGCTTTTTCCTTCACCTACCCAGATCGGCAAGGAATTGTGGGCAACCATAGCTGATCCCTTCTACGTTGCAGGCACCAATGACATGGGTTTTGGCATACAGATGGGATACTCGTTGCTGCGGGTTCTGATTGGGTATTCGCTTTCGGCGGCTGTGGCGATTCCGCTGGGTTTTCTCATTGGCATGTCGCCAATGTTCTACAAGGCGCTTGATCCTTTCATTCAGGTCTTGAAACCCATATCGCCGTTAGCCTGGATGCCGATCGCTCTCTTCACCATCGGCGATAGCGAATTGTCTTCGATTTTCGTGATCTTCATTTGCTCGCTATGGCCAATGCTGACGAACACGGCCTTTGGCGTGGCCAATGTCCGGTCGGACTGGGTCAATGTGGCGCGTACGCACGAGTTGAGCACCACGAAGACCGCACTCACAGTCATTTTGCCGGCAGCGGCACCAACCATCATCACAGGAATGCGCATTTCCATCGGAATTGCATGGCTTGTGATCGTCGCCGCCGAGATGCTCGTTGGCGGTACTGGCATTGGGTACGTGGTGTGGAACGAATGGAATGGACTGCGTCTCGACCGGATGATTGTCGCAATTCTGCTGATCGGCGTGGTGGGCATGTTGCTCGATGCCGCCTTTGCGCGACTGCAACGTGCCGTCGCTTACGCTGAATAA
- a CDS encoding ABC transporter ATP-binding protein: MTKPFLSVELLTQQFPGGAGDTLTVFENATFGVAEGEFVCILGHSGCGKSTIMNVLAGLAEPTSGTVIMDGEEISGPSLDRGVVFQNYSLLPWLSALKNVMFGVAARHPDWSKSEVQAHSEKYLAMVGLDGDAIHRKPSQLSGGMRQRVSIARAFANHPKLLLLDEPFGALDALTRGTIQDELLKIWSGTNQTVFMITHDIDEAILLADRILLMTNGPFARVAEAVEITIPRPRRREEIIDHPNYYAIRNHLVHFLGSRSKELAGQSSGSGAHSPETIRIDRTEKDTLEADDDPTHQAHLRAVNE; encoded by the coding sequence ATGACCAAGCCATTTCTTTCCGTTGAACTTCTCACACAGCAGTTTCCGGGCGGCGCAGGGGATACTCTAACTGTTTTTGAAAACGCCACTTTTGGTGTCGCGGAGGGCGAATTCGTCTGCATTCTTGGCCATTCCGGATGCGGCAAATCGACGATCATGAACGTACTTGCCGGTTTGGCTGAACCAACGAGCGGCACGGTTATTATGGACGGCGAGGAAATTTCTGGGCCGAGCCTTGATCGGGGCGTGGTGTTCCAGAACTACTCGCTGCTGCCGTGGCTGTCAGCTTTGAAAAACGTCATGTTTGGTGTCGCGGCGCGACATCCGGATTGGAGCAAGTCCGAGGTTCAGGCGCACTCCGAAAAGTACCTCGCCATGGTGGGGCTGGATGGTGACGCCATCCACCGGAAACCATCCCAACTGTCCGGAGGTATGCGCCAGCGCGTCTCTATTGCGAGGGCGTTCGCCAATCACCCCAAACTGCTTCTTCTCGACGAACCTTTTGGCGCGCTTGACGCGCTGACGCGCGGAACAATCCAAGACGAACTTCTGAAAATCTGGAGCGGGACAAATCAAACCGTTTTCATGATCACACATGATATCGATGAAGCCATTCTGCTTGCGGACCGCATTTTGCTGATGACCAACGGACCGTTCGCACGCGTGGCGGAGGCGGTGGAGATCACCATTCCACGACCGCGCCGACGCGAAGAAATCATCGATCACCCGAACTACTACGCCATCCGCAATCATCTCGTGCACTTCCTCGGCTCAAGGTCCAAAGAACTGGCAGGACAGTCCAGCGGCAGCGGAGCCCACTCGCCGGAAACCATCCGTATTGATCGCACCGAGAAAGACACGCTCGAAGCCGATGATGATCCAACTCATCAAGCGCATTTGCGCGCCGTGAATGAATAA
- the cynS gene encoding cyanase has product MTIEVPQMLTKDDVAQIILAAKKTSKMSWEDIADKISMSPVWTHSACVGMNAMPEEKAKALVQVLGLPQEVIDVLVESPTKVWEQAVPTDPCIYRLYEIVGVYGPTIKALIHEEFGDGIMSAIDFDMSITRVANPKGDRVKVEMSGKFLGYNSW; this is encoded by the coding sequence ATGACCATCGAAGTTCCGCAAATGCTCACCAAAGACGACGTGGCCCAAATCATTTTGGCCGCAAAAAAGACGTCCAAAATGTCCTGGGAGGACATCGCGGACAAGATTTCGATGTCACCGGTCTGGACGCACTCAGCCTGCGTCGGCATGAATGCCATGCCCGAAGAGAAAGCCAAGGCACTTGTTCAGGTGCTCGGCTTGCCACAGGAAGTGATCGACGTTCTTGTCGAAAGCCCCACGAAAGTTTGGGAGCAGGCGGTCCCGACTGACCCGTGCATCTATCGGCTTTATGAAATCGTTGGTGTCTACGGCCCGACCATCAAGGCGCTGATTCATGAAGAGTTCGGTGACGGCATCATGTCAGCTATTGATTTTGACATGAGCATCACGCGCGTCGCCAACCCCAAAGGCGACAGGGTGAAGGTTGAAATGTCCGGCAAGTTTCTTGGCTACAACAGCTGGTAG
- a CDS encoding nuclear transport factor 2 family protein has product MRPPVPPFTFEDSVKKVRMAENAWNLKDPAKVALAYTPDSRWRNRSEFVHGRAEIEAFLTRKWAREHDYRLIKEIWAHADDRIAVRFVYECHDADGNWYRSHGNENWRFDAQGLMAERHASINDVAIQESDRLFRWPSGIRPDNHPGLTELGL; this is encoded by the coding sequence ATCAGACCCCCTGTGCCACCGTTTACATTCGAGGACTCCGTCAAAAAGGTTCGAATGGCGGAAAATGCCTGGAACCTGAAAGACCCAGCCAAGGTCGCGTTGGCCTACACACCAGATTCGAGATGGCGCAATCGCTCAGAGTTTGTACATGGTCGGGCAGAGATCGAGGCATTCCTGACGCGTAAATGGGCGAGGGAACACGACTATCGCCTGATCAAGGAAATCTGGGCCCATGCTGATGATAGGATTGCTGTGCGCTTCGTTTACGAATGCCACGATGCCGATGGCAACTGGTATCGATCCCACGGCAATGAAAATTGGCGTTTTGATGCTCAAGGTTTGATGGCGGAGCGTCATGCATCAATCAATGATGTTGCAATCCAAGAGAGTGACAGGCTCTTTCGTTGGCCGAGTGGTATCCGCCCGGACAATCATCCCGGCCTGACTGAACTGGGTTTGTGA
- a CDS encoding oligopeptide:H+ symporter codes for MRTPPSPAAMTPQPKGFYLLFFVELCERYGFYTAVFLLVPYASSRIGLSEVEASLLYGTYTALIYSTTFAGGIIADRLLGFRAATLIGLAIMASGSLLLATSVKAAAFVGLAALLVGNGYYKPSVSSLLGLLYDKDDPRRDSGYTLLYMGINIGAGAAAIGAGLLSRDLGYHTAFLVAGLGKLLAFAALLVGGRVFHSVGAAPADRPLMRTDFAGLPNLLWLAVGTIALVMLSNFLLFHTFATGEIIAVVCAAAFGYFLFTVLRLDAKSRQRALVMLMLFSFGVIFWAVYNQDADTILLFIAQVVDRTVMGFEIPSSAFLSLNSLVIIIGAPLMSILWFRLAARDISPSDSIRFAIGLLLLGAAYCALALAPPGASGLVSPLWLIVFFLLFSVAELLVEPIGLSMVSRLATRELMGFAMGMWFMVHALGNYGSGLLAKLAAVPEGTGPAGEVATSQAAFLDYGLLALAAGLLLIALLPVIGIWRNEADDAEGDA; via the coding sequence ATGCGCACGCCGCCGAGTCCCGCAGCCATGACGCCGCAGCCCAAAGGCTTTTACCTTCTCTTCTTCGTTGAACTGTGTGAGCGCTACGGTTTTTATACGGCCGTATTTCTCCTTGTTCCCTATGCCAGCAGCAGGATTGGCTTATCCGAGGTCGAGGCATCGCTGCTTTATGGCACCTATACGGCGCTGATCTATTCGACGACTTTTGCTGGCGGCATCATCGCTGACCGGTTGCTCGGCTTCCGCGCGGCAACACTCATCGGTCTTGCCATCATGGCCAGCGGCAGCCTGCTTCTCGCCACCAGCGTGAAGGCGGCCGCCTTCGTCGGCTTGGCCGCACTGCTCGTCGGCAATGGCTATTACAAGCCCAGTGTCTCCAGCCTTTTGGGCCTGCTTTATGACAAGGACGATCCTCGACGCGACAGTGGCTATACGCTTTTGTACATGGGCATCAATATCGGTGCCGGCGCCGCGGCAATTGGCGCGGGGCTGCTGTCGCGCGATTTAGGCTACCACACGGCTTTCCTCGTCGCCGGGCTTGGTAAATTGCTCGCCTTCGCTGCGCTGCTGGTGGGCGGTCGCGTGTTTCACAGTGTCGGCGCTGCACCCGCTGACCGGCCGCTGATGCGGACAGACTTTGCCGGGCTCCCAAACCTTTTGTGGCTTGCGGTTGGCACAATCGCTCTGGTCATGCTCAGCAACTTTCTCCTGTTTCATACCTTTGCCACCGGCGAGATAATCGCTGTCGTCTGCGCTGCGGCTTTCGGCTATTTCCTTTTCACGGTTCTGCGCCTGGATGCAAAAAGCCGGCAGCGTGCGCTTGTCATGCTGATGCTCTTTTCCTTCGGCGTCATTTTCTGGGCGGTCTACAACCAGGATGCCGATACAATCCTGCTCTTCATAGCTCAGGTGGTTGATCGGACTGTCATGGGCTTCGAAATCCCGTCGAGTGCTTTTCTGTCGCTCAATTCGCTCGTCATCATCATCGGCGCACCGCTGATGTCGATCTTGTGGTTCCGGCTGGCGGCGCGCGACATATCACCGTCAGACAGCATCAGGTTCGCCATCGGGCTTCTGCTGCTCGGTGCGGCCTATTGCGCGCTTGCGTTGGCGCCTCCAGGTGCCAGTGGGCTGGTATCACCCCTGTGGCTGATCGTTTTCTTTTTGCTGTTCAGTGTCGCGGAGCTTCTCGTTGAGCCGATCGGGCTCTCCATGGTAAGCCGCCTCGCGACCCGTGAGCTGATGGGCTTTGCCATGGGCATGTGGTTCATGGTTCACGCGCTTGGAAATTACGGCAGCGGCCTTCTTGCGAAGCTCGCGGCGGTGCCCGAGGGGACGGGCCCGGCTGGCGAAGTGGCGACAAGCCAGGCGGCGTTTCTCGACTACGGCCTGCTCGCCCTGGCCGCCGGTCTGTTGCTGATTGCACTGCTGCCGGTGATAGGCATATGGCGCAATGAAGCGGACGACGCCGAAGGGGACGCCTGA
- a CDS encoding PEP_CTERM-anchored TLD domain-containing protein, with protein MKIHGNEVIRSFAVIIAAALFMLPGTANAVSINGGSSILTQQYATQLETWLEYGSIGLTNIFTKNQGDNSVDFHASVDGKGPTFSVISLDNGNVVGGFNPFSWDSASGYKRDSNTNAFLFNLTTSTKYDHNRYDHVTFNNGNHGPTFGGGHDLFINSTLSGGYANIGLNYGDSSQYGNTAYRNAFTGSYLSWNITGLEVFTIGEPMATVPVPAALPLMGGALAVFGFLARKRSRIERAKSA; from the coding sequence ATGAAAATACATGGAAATGAAGTTATTCGCTCATTTGCGGTAATAATAGCGGCGGCACTTTTCATGTTGCCTGGAACTGCTAACGCGGTCTCGATAAACGGCGGTTCAAGTATCTTAACTCAACAATATGCGACCCAACTTGAAACCTGGTTAGAATATGGATCTATTGGCCTGACCAATATTTTTACTAAAAATCAAGGAGATAATTCAGTTGATTTTCACGCAAGTGTCGACGGAAAAGGGCCAACTTTTTCAGTGATTTCTTTGGATAATGGAAATGTTGTCGGAGGGTTCAATCCCTTCAGCTGGGACTCGGCAAGCGGGTACAAGAGAGACAGCAACACGAATGCTTTTTTGTTTAACCTGACTACATCCACAAAATATGATCACAACAGGTACGATCACGTTACTTTCAACAACGGCAACCACGGGCCGACTTTTGGCGGTGGGCACGATCTTTTCATAAACTCCACCTTGTCTGGTGGCTATGCAAATATTGGACTCAACTATGGTGATAGTTCGCAATACGGAAATACGGCGTATCGCAACGCGTTTACAGGTAGCTATCTGAGTTGGAATATTACCGGGCTCGAAGTCTTCACGATCGGTGAGCCGATGGCAACTGTGCCAGTACCTGCAGCACTACCACTCATGGGAGGTGCGCTAGCCGTATTTGGCTTTCTAGCCCGAAAGAGATCTAGAATTGAGCGAGCTAAAAGCGCCTGA